The following are from one region of the Pseudohongiella spirulinae genome:
- the rimK gene encoding 30S ribosomal protein S6--L-glutamate ligase translates to MKIGVLSRNAKLYSTRRLVEAARQRGHEARVIDVLKCYMNITANNPTVFFKGIGDPEALEFDAVIPRIGASVTLYGAAVLRQFEVGGTYSVNESIAITRSRDKLRAHQLLARRGIGQPVTSYAHSADATADLINSVGGAPLLVKVLKSTQGNGVVLAETRKAAESLINAFRGLEADFLVQEFVKEASGSDIRCFVVGDKVVAAMQRTAAPGEYRSNLHRGGVAEVIKLRPDERKLATKAAQVMGLDVAGVDIIRSNHGPLVLEVNSSPGLEGIEKATGKDIAGAIIEYIEKDSLKGPNKMRGKG, encoded by the coding sequence ATGAAAATCGGCGTTTTATCCCGTAATGCCAAACTCTACTCCACTCGTCGTCTGGTCGAAGCGGCCCGTCAACGCGGGCACGAAGCGCGAGTCATTGATGTATTGAAGTGCTACATGAATATTACCGCCAACAACCCGACGGTATTCTTCAAGGGCATCGGCGACCCTGAAGCACTGGAGTTTGATGCTGTAATCCCGCGTATCGGCGCCAGTGTAACGCTTTATGGAGCAGCCGTGCTGCGCCAGTTTGAAGTGGGTGGTACCTATTCAGTTAATGAATCTATTGCCATCACCCGCTCGCGCGACAAGCTGCGAGCTCATCAACTGCTGGCACGACGTGGTATTGGCCAACCGGTCACCAGCTACGCACATTCAGCCGATGCAACGGCCGATCTGATCAATTCAGTGGGCGGAGCGCCTCTGCTGGTCAAGGTGCTGAAGAGCACCCAGGGCAATGGCGTAGTGCTTGCCGAAACCCGCAAGGCTGCCGAAAGCCTGATCAATGCATTCCGGGGACTGGAGGCCGACTTTCTGGTGCAGGAGTTTGTCAAGGAAGCGAGCGGCTCGGACATTCGCTGTTTTGTCGTCGGGGATAAAGTAGTCGCTGCCATGCAGCGCACCGCAGCACCCGGTGAATACCGTTCCAACCTACACCGGGGCGGAGTGGCTGAAGTTATCAAGCTGCGCCCCGATGAACGCAAACTTGCTACCAAGGCGGCCCAAGTGATGGGGCTGGATGTAGCAGGTGTTGATATAATCCGCTCCAATCACGGCCCTCTGGTGCTGGAAGTGAACTCATCACCTGGCCTGGAAGGCATCGAGAAAGCAACCGGCAAGGATATCGCCGGTGCCATCATTGAATATATCGAAAAGGACTCCCTGAAGGGCCCTAACAAGATGCGCGGGAAGGGCTGA
- a CDS encoding DUF3450 domain-containing protein, which translates to MKSLQHFSRSALFGSVAAAAISFAAISTPAMAQSVQEQFNQANAQLEALTVMNDQLRQRIARQEQLIVEMAESIEHAALLSDEENSPLNDLVERMMSGIEQFVEADLPFELDERREQVARIRGLVDNPQAPLAQKLNLLIALYQAEGGYGRTLQTYESTMEVNGVEQEVTITRVGRIMLAYQNSDRTVTAVWDKAQDGWVELPPGEYRTAVTRAMNVASGTLAPELINIPVHAPGVE; encoded by the coding sequence ATGAAGTCCCTGCAACACTTTTCCAGATCCGCTTTGTTTGGATCTGTCGCCGCAGCAGCGATCAGTTTTGCTGCAATCAGCACCCCTGCCATGGCCCAGTCTGTGCAGGAGCAGTTTAATCAGGCTAATGCCCAGCTTGAAGCGTTGACCGTCATGAACGATCAACTGCGTCAACGGATCGCCCGGCAGGAGCAGTTAATTGTCGAGATGGCAGAATCCATTGAGCATGCTGCGCTGCTTTCAGACGAGGAAAACTCGCCGCTGAACGATCTGGTTGAACGCATGATGAGTGGCATCGAGCAGTTTGTAGAAGCAGATCTGCCTTTCGAGCTGGATGAGCGTCGTGAGCAGGTCGCGCGTATCCGTGGCCTGGTTGATAACCCGCAAGCACCGTTGGCGCAGAAGCTCAATTTACTGATCGCGCTCTATCAGGCAGAGGGCGGATACGGCCGGACTCTGCAAACCTATGAATCCACCATGGAAGTGAATGGTGTAGAGCAGGAAGTCACCATTACTCGTGTTGGCCGCATTATGCTGGCTTACCAGAACTCTGACCGCACTGTAACTGCTGTCTGGGACAAGGCGCAGGATGGATGGGTAGAGTTGCCGCCGGGTGAGTACCGCACAGCCGTGACCCGTGCCATGAACGTGGCCAGCGGCACACTGGCACCGGAGCTGATCAACATTCCTGTTCACGCACCTGGCGTTGAGTGA
- a CDS encoding ABC transporter ATP-binding protein, which produces MDNQEWLLEVKDLKMHFPVKEGVFMRTGKYNRAVDGVSFNIAPGETLGLVGESGCGKSTLGRCITRLYQPTDGQIQFRGTDISRLSRRELMPFRKDIQMIFQDPMESLNSRHTVGDILEEPLIVQNMGDSAWRQQRVLALLDLVGLPARSVTRYPFEFSGGQRQRIGIARSIALNPQLIVCDEPVSALDVSIQSQILNLLIDLQQELKLAYLFIAHDLAVVKHISDRIAIMYLGKIVESGPGELIYREPQHPYTQSLISAIPVPDPHRRAQRVVLQGDVPSPINPPSGCSFHTRCPKVTEQCRQQAPQLKAHGSDGSVMVACHNL; this is translated from the coding sequence ATGGACAATCAAGAGTGGCTGCTGGAAGTCAAAGATCTGAAAATGCACTTTCCGGTAAAGGAAGGTGTATTTATGCGCACGGGCAAGTACAACCGTGCCGTCGATGGAGTGAGCTTTAATATTGCGCCGGGCGAGACACTGGGTCTGGTGGGCGAGTCGGGTTGCGGCAAGTCCACTCTGGGTCGCTGTATAACACGGCTGTACCAGCCAACCGATGGACAGATTCAGTTCCGTGGTACTGACATCAGCCGGCTGTCGCGCCGTGAACTGATGCCGTTCAGGAAAGACATTCAGATGATTTTCCAGGACCCCATGGAATCACTCAACTCACGCCATACCGTGGGTGACATCCTGGAAGAGCCGTTGATAGTGCAGAACATGGGCGATAGCGCCTGGCGCCAGCAGCGTGTTCTGGCGCTGCTTGACCTGGTGGGATTGCCGGCCCGTTCAGTCACTCGCTACCCCTTTGAGTTTTCGGGTGGTCAGCGTCAGCGTATCGGCATCGCCCGCTCCATTGCACTGAATCCGCAGTTGATAGTCTGTGACGAGCCTGTCTCGGCGCTGGACGTGTCGATTCAGAGTCAGATTCTCAATCTGCTCATAGATTTGCAGCAAGAGCTGAAACTGGCCTATTTGTTTATTGCCCACGATCTGGCAGTGGTCAAACATATCTCCGACCGCATCGCTATCATGTACCTTGGCAAAATTGTGGAAAGTGGTCCCGGAGAGCTCATCTATCGCGAACCGCAGCACCCCTACACACAGTCGTTGATTTCCGCTATTCCGGTGCCCGATCCTCACAGACGGGCGCAGCGCGTGGTGCTGCAGGGCGATGTGCCTTCACCGATTAATCCGCCCTCAGGCTGCAGTTTTCATACCCGCTGTCCCAAAGTGACGGAACAATGCCGACAGCAGGCGCCGCAACTCAAGGCGCATGGTTCGGATGGCAGTGTGATGGTGGCCTGCCACAACCTGTAA
- a CDS encoding extracellular solute-binding protein, whose amino-acid sequence MIRQFRTGLLMLVASVLVACGGGTEETVTRDNTQEVLDYYAAYPDFFRFRTVADLPADLEWEDGMDLPDLGSPDAVKGGTQFGSVQDFPRTLRHVGPDSNGSFRPWILDDVTLGLAHGHPDVEFAHYPALASSWAIDADTSTVYARLDPDARWSTGEPVTVDDFFFMFFFFQSDYIVAPWYNNYYGVGQVYNNITRYDDLTLSITLNEAKPDLADRVLALRPVPQHFYKELGDDFVERYQWRFVPTTGPYVIRDEDIIRGRSITVTRLQDWWAKDKKFFRNRFNIDRTVMNVIRDTNNVFEAFKRGDIDQFGLNLAEHWYEKLPDSDPDVAGGYIHKSVFYNERPRPTYGLWMNTSRPLLDNQNVRLGIQYATNWDLVIESFFRGDYARMQTSSDGYGEFSHPTLQARPFDIDRALEHFARAGFTERGRDGILVNDQGQRLAFTLTTGYESLSDILTILREEAARAGLEFRIEVLDQTAGWQKVQEKQHDIAFTAFGVSVEMYPRFWETYHSANAYDNAFLSDGTVNPEREVKVQTNNLEMLADYEFDQMIEQYDRSSDRDEMLDLAHRMTAYHHDYASFVPGFVQDFYRVGHWRWVRYPDFFNHRQSGNATELHVHWIDTQMKEQTLAARSSGQTFEPQLRVHDQWRPE is encoded by the coding sequence ATGATCAGGCAGTTTCGAACCGGTTTGTTAATGCTGGTGGCCAGTGTGCTGGTTGCCTGTGGGGGCGGCACGGAAGAGACCGTGACGCGGGATAATACTCAGGAAGTGCTGGACTACTATGCCGCATACCCGGACTTCTTCCGTTTCCGCACAGTTGCGGATCTGCCGGCAGACCTGGAGTGGGAAGATGGCATGGATCTACCTGATCTGGGGTCGCCAGACGCCGTTAAAGGAGGCACGCAATTCGGTTCTGTGCAGGACTTCCCCCGTACGCTGCGACATGTCGGGCCTGACTCAAATGGCAGCTTTCGCCCCTGGATTCTTGATGACGTAACGCTTGGTCTTGCGCATGGGCATCCGGACGTCGAGTTCGCTCACTATCCGGCGCTGGCCAGCTCCTGGGCCATCGATGCTGATACCAGCACTGTTTATGCGCGTCTGGATCCGGATGCAAGATGGTCAACAGGTGAGCCAGTAACTGTAGACGACTTCTTTTTCATGTTTTTCTTCTTCCAGAGTGATTACATTGTCGCGCCCTGGTACAACAACTATTACGGTGTCGGTCAGGTCTACAATAACATCACCAGGTATGATGACCTGACACTGTCAATTACATTGAATGAAGCCAAGCCTGATCTGGCAGATCGGGTGCTGGCATTGCGCCCCGTTCCCCAGCATTTTTACAAAGAACTGGGGGATGACTTTGTTGAACGTTATCAATGGCGCTTTGTGCCGACCACCGGTCCTTACGTTATTCGTGACGAAGATATCATTCGTGGTCGTTCAATTACCGTCACCCGATTGCAGGACTGGTGGGCAAAAGACAAGAAATTCTTCCGCAATCGATTCAATATCGATCGTACGGTCATGAATGTGATACGTGATACGAATAATGTATTCGAAGCCTTCAAGCGCGGCGATATCGATCAGTTTGGTCTGAATCTGGCAGAGCACTGGTATGAAAAATTGCCTGACAGTGACCCGGATGTGGCTGGCGGGTATATTCACAAGTCCGTTTTCTACAATGAGCGACCGCGACCGACGTATGGCTTGTGGATGAATACCTCCAGACCCTTGCTGGATAACCAGAATGTCCGTCTTGGGATTCAGTATGCAACCAACTGGGACCTGGTCATCGAGAGTTTCTTCCGCGGTGATTATGCCCGTATGCAGACTTCGTCAGACGGCTATGGTGAATTTTCACACCCGACACTTCAGGCGCGTCCTTTTGATATCGACAGGGCACTTGAGCATTTCGCCAGGGCCGGATTTACAGAGCGGGGACGGGACGGCATTCTGGTAAATGATCAGGGGCAACGTCTGGCATTTACTCTGACCACGGGTTATGAAAGTTTGAGTGACATACTGACTATTTTGCGGGAGGAGGCGGCGCGTGCCGGCCTGGAGTTCCGCATTGAAGTGCTTGATCAAACAGCCGGTTGGCAGAAAGTTCAGGAAAAGCAGCATGATATTGCCTTTACTGCCTTTGGTGTGTCGGTAGAAATGTATCCGCGCTTCTGGGAAACCTATCACTCTGCCAATGCCTACGATAACGCCTTTCTGTCTGACGGTACGGTCAATCCGGAGCGTGAAGTCAAAGTACAGACCAATAATCTGGAAATGTTGGCCGACTACGAGTTCGATCAGATGATTGAGCAGTATGACCGCTCCAGTGATCGGGATGAAATGTTGGACCTGGCGCACCGCATGACGGCTTATCATCATGATTACGCTTCATTTGTGCCGGGATTTGTGCAGGATTTTTATCGGGTCGGTCACTGGCGCTGGGTTCGTTATCCTGACTTCTTCAACCATCGTCAGTCCGGCAATGCCACTGAGCTTCACGTTCACTGGATTGATACGCAAATGAAGGAGCAGACACTGGCCGCTCGCAGTTCGGGCCAGACGTTCGAACCACAATTGCGTGTGCATGATCAGTGGCGCCCTGAATAA
- a CDS encoding cation-translocating P-type ATPase: protein MALSDHSLLKHPHTGSPEAITELLESSADGLTSAQAKQRLASHGPNQLPEPPVPSAFRRFLAQFNNLLIMVLVAAALITALLGHWLDTAVILAVVVVNTVLGFVQEGKAEKAIASIRNMLAPQANVLRDGQREKLPAEQLVPGDLVLLEAGDKVPADLRLLQVSSLEIQESLLTGESVPVSKQTKAVAIDAPLGDRSGMAFSGTLVTSGQGRGIVVSTGAATELGRIGHLLTDVQQISTPLLRQISQLSKWLTGFIFAMALSVLAFGYLLRGMPFDELFVIVVGLSVAAIPEGLPAVLTVTLAIGVQAMARRNAVVRRLPAIETLGALSVICTDKTGTLTRNEMMVASVVFADQNLKVSGEGYEPAGEITAQGHPVAPDRRLQWLAKAAALCNDSELVMQEGQWQVLGDPMEGALLRFSGKAGIDLAKLQQSLPRQAQIPFDARHRYMVTAHSGEVDVLLVKGAPESLLEMCSTQMLADGGTAPIELDYWHREAQEIAAQGQRVLAFAIRTSSTPITELDHQDVASELVFIGFTGLIDPPRSEAIEAVQECQRAGIEVKMITGDHAGTAAAIGRQIGLRLTETALTGQQIDEMSDEQLSQAVLSTDVFARTSPEHKLRLVTALQAQNKVVAMTGDGVNDSPALKRADVGIAMGRNGSEAAKEAAELVLLDDNFASIAVAIRKGRTVYDNLRKVISFLLPINGGESLSLIIAILFALTLPITAAQILWVNMVSSVALALALAFEKSESAVMQRPPRPAAQALLSAELLWRILLVTTLFTLGVFGQFILTQQQGSSLEVSRTMAVNTLVAMEVFYLFSVRYSYGTSITLRGVMGTPAVLWSIGAVTVFQLLFTYVPWMNLAFGTAALSAPQLLQVAVFGVLVMLLIELEKWLRSGLISPSRASC, encoded by the coding sequence CTGGCGTTGAGTGATCATTCCTTACTAAAGCATCCTCATACGGGCTCTCCGGAAGCCATTACTGAGCTTCTGGAGAGTTCTGCCGATGGCCTGACTTCTGCGCAGGCTAAACAAAGACTGGCCAGCCATGGCCCCAATCAATTGCCTGAACCCCCCGTGCCATCCGCCTTCAGGCGTTTTCTGGCGCAATTTAACAATCTGCTGATTATGGTCCTGGTGGCTGCTGCACTGATTACGGCGTTACTGGGTCACTGGCTGGATACCGCTGTCATTCTTGCAGTGGTGGTTGTGAATACGGTGCTGGGTTTTGTTCAAGAGGGTAAGGCCGAAAAAGCCATCGCCTCTATTCGTAATATGCTGGCCCCGCAGGCCAATGTGCTGCGTGACGGGCAGCGGGAAAAGCTTCCCGCCGAGCAATTGGTGCCCGGTGATCTGGTGTTGCTGGAGGCCGGTGACAAGGTACCTGCTGATCTGCGGTTGCTGCAGGTCAGCAGTCTGGAGATTCAGGAATCTCTGCTGACCGGTGAATCCGTCCCGGTCAGCAAGCAGACGAAGGCCGTGGCGATTGACGCGCCACTTGGTGACAGAAGTGGCATGGCCTTCAGTGGGACGTTGGTTACCAGTGGTCAGGGGCGCGGCATTGTGGTCAGCACCGGCGCAGCCACTGAACTGGGGCGCATCGGCCACCTGCTGACAGATGTGCAGCAGATCAGCACGCCATTGCTAAGGCAGATCAGTCAGCTTTCAAAATGGCTCACCGGCTTTATATTTGCCATGGCACTCTCTGTTCTGGCTTTCGGTTACCTGCTGCGTGGCATGCCGTTTGATGAATTGTTTGTCATCGTTGTTGGTTTGTCAGTCGCTGCCATTCCAGAGGGGTTGCCAGCTGTATTGACGGTTACCCTGGCAATTGGAGTACAGGCCATGGCCCGGCGGAATGCTGTGGTGCGCCGATTGCCTGCCATAGAAACCCTGGGAGCCCTGTCGGTAATTTGCACCGACAAAACTGGCACACTGACCCGTAATGAGATGATGGTAGCGTCTGTGGTATTTGCGGATCAGAACCTGAAAGTTTCTGGCGAAGGTTATGAGCCGGCAGGAGAGATCACTGCACAGGGCCATCCGGTTGCCCCGGACAGGCGGCTGCAGTGGCTGGCAAAGGCCGCGGCGCTCTGCAATGACTCTGAACTGGTCATGCAGGAAGGTCAGTGGCAGGTGCTGGGAGATCCCATGGAGGGTGCTCTGTTGCGGTTTTCCGGCAAGGCCGGTATCGATCTGGCGAAATTACAGCAGTCGCTTCCGAGACAGGCACAGATCCCTTTTGATGCCCGCCATCGCTATATGGTCACCGCTCATTCGGGCGAAGTCGACGTGCTGCTGGTCAAAGGAGCGCCTGAAAGCCTGCTGGAGATGTGCAGCACGCAGATGCTGGCCGATGGTGGTACGGCGCCGATTGAACTGGATTACTGGCACCGGGAAGCGCAAGAGATAGCGGCCCAGGGCCAGCGGGTGTTGGCGTTTGCAATACGAACGAGCAGTACCCCGATTACAGAGCTGGATCACCAGGACGTGGCTTCGGAGTTGGTGTTTATTGGCTTCACCGGACTGATCGACCCGCCGCGCAGTGAAGCCATAGAGGCTGTTCAGGAATGTCAGCGGGCAGGTATTGAAGTCAAAATGATTACTGGCGATCATGCGGGTACGGCTGCTGCCATTGGCCGTCAGATTGGTCTGCGCCTGACGGAAACTGCGCTGACCGGGCAGCAGATAGATGAGATGAGCGACGAACAGTTATCCCAGGCCGTATTGAGTACAGATGTCTTTGCCCGCACTAGTCCGGAGCACAAACTACGTCTGGTTACCGCCCTGCAGGCGCAGAATAAAGTGGTGGCCATGACTGGTGACGGAGTGAATGACTCCCCGGCTCTCAAGCGCGCCGATGTTGGCATTGCCATGGGCAGAAATGGCAGCGAGGCGGCCAAAGAGGCAGCAGAACTGGTCCTGCTGGATGACAATTTCGCGTCAATCGCTGTGGCAATCCGCAAGGGTCGAACGGTTTACGATAATCTGCGCAAAGTTATTTCCTTTCTGTTGCCAATCAATGGCGGTGAATCACTCAGTCTGATCATTGCGATTCTTTTTGCGCTGACGCTACCAATTACCGCAGCTCAGATTCTGTGGGTCAACATGGTCAGCTCGGTGGCGCTTGCGCTTGCCCTTGCGTTCGAGAAAAGCGAATCAGCGGTCATGCAGCGTCCGCCGAGACCAGCAGCGCAGGCATTGTTGTCTGCGGAATTGCTGTGGCGGATTTTATTGGTGACAACGCTTTTCACTCTGGGTGTATTCGGGCAGTTTATATTGACACAGCAGCAGGGCTCAAGTCTGGAGGTTTCCCGCACCATGGCCGTCAATACCCTGGTCGCCATGGAGGTTTTTTATCTGTTCAGCGTTCGCTACAGTTATGGAACATCGATCACCTTGCGAGGTGTGATGGGTACACCAGCCGTATTATGGTCGATTGGTGCCGTGACGGTATTCCAGTTGCTGTTCACCTATGTGCCGTGGATGAACCTGGCGTTTGGTACGGCTGCCTTGTCGGCTCCTCAGCTACTGCAGGTGGCTGTGTTCGGGGTTCTTGTCATGCTGCTGATAGAGTTGGAAAAATGGCTGCGAAGCGGACTGATCAGCCCTTCCCGCGCATCTTGTTAG
- a CDS encoding DMT family transporter — protein sequence MMSKYSIVLMHAFLLASLLAFSHGILKWVSVQAHDDYWQLMLTQWKGVLAALAIYGFIFFYYILVLRSSPVSILYPVYTGLSVLFVLVAGRLVFQEPVGIPQVAGAVCILAGIVLMGGGR from the coding sequence ATGATGAGCAAATACTCGATTGTACTGATGCATGCTTTCCTGCTGGCATCGCTGCTGGCCTTTTCGCATGGCATTCTGAAATGGGTTTCCGTACAGGCACATGATGACTATTGGCAATTGATGTTGACACAGTGGAAAGGCGTGCTGGCAGCGCTGGCTATCTACGGCTTTATATTTTTTTATTACATTCTTGTGCTGCGCTCCAGTCCGGTGTCTATACTCTATCCTGTATACACCGGATTATCGGTGTTGTTTGTGCTGGTGGCAGGCCGTTTGGTATTTCAGGAGCCGGTGGGTATACCCCAGGTGGCTGGCGCGGTCTGCATTCTGGCAGGCATTGTATTAATGGGGGGAGGACGATGA
- a CDS encoding ABC transporter ATP-binding protein, translating into MSAPILQIKNLVTEFDTDEGRVRAIDDVSFNVNAGETLGIVGESGCGKSVTAQSIMRLLPQPMGQIVSGEILFQGLDLAKLPLEKMQGIRGAKIGMVFQEPMTALNPVHTIGRQLSEVILLHKKVSHQEAIRQSVEILDKVGIPSPDIRMTEYPHQLSGGMRQRVVIAIALACQPDLLIADEPTTALDVTIQAQILELISELQRDMGMAVMLITHDLGVIAETCKDVVVMYAGKVAEQGSVFDIFDRPTHPYTQGLLASIPRLDTEPKSKLTIIPGMVPGLLDLPPGCRFENRCPHGAEQCKQQVPQAELVAEGHRVSCLRWREITTPAEVFS; encoded by the coding sequence ATGAGCGCTCCGATTTTACAGATCAAAAACCTGGTCACCGAGTTCGACACTGACGAAGGGCGTGTGCGCGCGATTGATGACGTCAGTTTCAACGTGAATGCAGGTGAAACACTGGGTATTGTTGGTGAGTCGGGTTGTGGCAAGAGTGTCACTGCGCAGTCAATCATGCGTCTTTTGCCACAGCCCATGGGGCAGATCGTATCAGGTGAAATACTTTTTCAGGGACTGGATCTGGCCAAATTGCCTCTGGAAAAAATGCAAGGTATTCGCGGTGCCAAAATTGGCATGGTGTTCCAGGAGCCCATGACAGCGCTGAATCCGGTGCACACAATTGGCAGGCAGTTGTCCGAAGTCATTTTGCTGCATAAAAAGGTCAGCCATCAGGAGGCAATCCGTCAGTCCGTGGAGATCCTGGATAAGGTGGGCATACCGTCGCCGGATATCCGCATGACGGAATACCCGCATCAGTTGTCCGGCGGTATGCGGCAGCGCGTCGTTATTGCGATTGCGCTGGCCTGCCAGCCCGATCTGTTGATTGCCGATGAGCCGACAACGGCGCTGGATGTGACCATTCAGGCACAGATACTTGAATTGATCAGCGAACTGCAGCGGGATATGGGTATGGCAGTCATGCTGATTACGCATGATCTGGGTGTGATTGCCGAGACCTGCAAAGACGTCGTGGTGATGTATGCAGGCAAAGTGGCAGAGCAGGGTTCGGTATTCGACATTTTTGATCGTCCCACACACCCCTATACGCAAGGTCTGCTGGCATCTATCCCACGTCTTGATACCGAGCCAAAATCAAAACTCACGATTATTCCCGGCATGGTGCCCGGACTGCTGGACCTGCCCCCCGGCTGTCGTTTTGAAAACCGCTGTCCGCATGGCGCAGAACAGTGCAAGCAGCAAGTGCCACAGGCGGAACTAGTCGCCGAAGGTCACCGGGTCAGTTGTCTGCGCTGGCGCGAGATCACAACGCCAGCGGAGGTTTTTTCGTGA
- a CDS encoding glycosyltransferase family 2 protein: MTEIAIIIPAFNEAESISNSLEVIASHVDRIPGITFNLMVIDDGSVDATADIVRDYAANKDNVLLLSLSRHFGKESAINAGLNAARDFDAAIVMDSDLQHPPAMIESMIECWQQGIKVVEAVKESRGNETRTKGVLVKIYYGLFNYLTRLNISGDTDFKLLDRAVVQAYCALPEHGRFFRGLVKWMNFPSQQLSFDVPPSSRKRSAWGSGALFRYAVASITSFTAFPLQIVTLLGGLTFLLSLVIGGMALADKLAGRAVDGFTTVILLILLIGSVLMFSVGLIGIYIGRIYDEVKRRPSYLIDEQRSLLTRRDKH; the protein is encoded by the coding sequence ATGACTGAAATTGCCATCATCATCCCCGCTTTTAACGAGGCAGAAAGCATCAGCAACAGTCTGGAAGTTATCGCGTCACATGTTGACAGGATTCCAGGTATCACATTTAACCTGATGGTTATTGATGATGGCTCGGTGGATGCCACGGCTGATATTGTCAGGGATTATGCAGCGAATAAAGACAATGTGCTGCTGCTGAGTCTGAGTCGGCATTTTGGCAAAGAATCAGCCATCAATGCCGGACTTAACGCAGCCAGGGATTTTGATGCGGCTATTGTTATGGACAGTGACCTGCAGCATCCGCCAGCCATGATTGAGTCGATGATTGAATGTTGGCAGCAGGGCATCAAAGTTGTTGAAGCCGTCAAAGAGTCGCGTGGCAATGAGACACGGACCAAAGGCGTGCTGGTGAAAATCTACTACGGCCTGTTCAATTATCTGACGCGCCTGAATATCTCCGGTGATACTGATTTTAAATTGCTGGATCGAGCGGTGGTGCAGGCGTATTGTGCATTGCCCGAGCATGGACGATTTTTCCGTGGTCTGGTCAAGTGGATGAATTTTCCTTCACAGCAATTGAGTTTTGATGTACCCCCCTCCAGCCGTAAACGCTCCGCCTGGGGCAGCGGCGCGTTATTCCGCTATGCGGTGGCTTCCATCACCTCCTTTACAGCCTTTCCGCTGCAAATAGTTACCCTGCTGGGCGGACTTACTTTTTTGCTCAGCCTGGTCATAGGCGGTATGGCGCTGGCGGACAAGCTGGCCGGCCGCGCCGTGGATGGATTCACGACCGTCATTTTGCTGATATTGCTGATTGGCAGCGTGCTGATGTTCAGTGTGGGTCTGATAGGCATCTACATTGGCCGCATCTATGATGAAGTGAAAAGACGGCCCAGTTACCTGATTGATGAGCAGCGCAGCTTGCTTACAAGGCGCGATAAACATTGA